The following proteins are co-located in the Doryrhamphus excisus isolate RoL2022-K1 chromosome 15, RoL_Dexc_1.0, whole genome shotgun sequence genome:
- the LOC131102990 gene encoding arf-GAP with dual PH domain-containing protein 1-like isoform X1, producing MFSEAETNRKRVRELVDKPGNGTCADCGAADPEWASYTLGVFVCHSCSGLHRNIAQISKVKSLLLDPWTTSQLEFMDSAGNLAAKDKYEHAVPAFYYQPSHKDCALLRDQWIRAKYERKEFMPGGQQESYSAGHREGFLWKRGRDNAQYLNRKFILSEAEGVLKYFTKQDAREPKAVINISTVNATFQPAKIGTAHGLQVTYLKDNSTRNIFLYHQDGKEMVDWFNAIRAARLHYLQVAFPGAPTADLLPKLTRNYTKEGFMEKTGPKHTEGFKKRWFTMDDRRLMYFKDPLDAYARGEVFIGNKENGYSILPGLPAGVQSHHWQQGITIVTPDRKFLFACESEEDQSEWMAAFQTVVDRPMLPREYAEEAYFKHKP from the exons ATGTTTTCCGAAGCAGAAACCAACAGAAAACGTGTGCGGGAACTGGTGGACAAACCCGGAAATGGAACGTGCGCCGACTGCGGAGCTGCAG atccAGAGTGGGCATCATACACcctgggtgtgtttgtgtgccacaGCTGCTCAGGCCTCCACAGAAACATTGCACAGATCAGTAAAGTCAAATCCCTCCTGCTGGATCCATGGACCACCTCTCAACtggag TTTATGGACTCTGCGGGTAACCTCGCTGCCAAGGACAAATATGAGCACGCAGTGCCCGCCTTCTACTACCAGCCCAGCCATAAAGATTGTGC GCTCCTGAGAGATCAATGGATTCGTGCCAAATACGAGCGGAAGGAGTTCATGCCTGGCGGGCAACAGGAGTCTTACTCAGCAG gccACCGGGAGGGGTTTCTATGGAAACGAGGACGCGACAACGCACAGTACCTCAACCGAAAATTCATCCTGTCGGAAGCTGAGGGGGTTTTGAAGTATTTCACCAAGCAGGAT GCCAGAGAGCCAAAGGCCGTAATAAACATCAGCACAGTCAACGCCACCTTCCAGCCGGCTAAGATCGGCACGGCTCACGGCCTTCAGGTGACCTACCTGAAGGACAACAGCACTCGGAACATCTTCCTTTACCACCAGGATGGCAAG GAAATGGTGGACTGGTTCAACGCCATCAGAGCCGCCAGGCTTCATTACCTGCAGGTGGCCTTCCCGGGTGCCCCCACCGCTGAC CTGCTGCCCAAGCTAACCAGGAACTACACCAAGGAAGGATTCATGGAGAAGACGGGGCCAAAG cACACGGAAGGCTTTAAGAAGAGATGGTTCACAATGGACGACAGGAGGCTGATGTACTTCAAAGACCCGCTG GACGCATACGCACGGGGCGAAGTCTTCATCGGCAACAAGGAAAACGGCTACAGCATCTTACCGGGTCTTCCCGCCGGCGTCCAGAGCCACCACTGGCAGCAGGGGATCACCATCGTCACCCCGGACAGGAAGTTTCTTTTTGCGTGTGAGAGTGAGGAGGATCAGAGCGAGTGGATGGCCGCCTTCCAGACCGTCGTGGACCGACCCATGCTACCTCGGGAGTACGCAG AGGAGGCCTACTTTAAGCACAAACCATGA
- the LOC131102990 gene encoding arf-GAP with dual PH domain-containing protein 1-like isoform X2: protein MDSAGNLAAKDKYEHAVPAFYYQPSHKDCALLRDQWIRAKYERKEFMPGGQQESYSAGHREGFLWKRGRDNAQYLNRKFILSEAEGVLKYFTKQDAREPKAVINISTVNATFQPAKIGTAHGLQVTYLKDNSTRNIFLYHQDGKEMVDWFNAIRAARLHYLQVAFPGAPTADLLPKLTRNYTKEGFMEKTGPKHTEGFKKRWFTMDDRRLMYFKDPLDAYARGEVFIGNKENGYSILPGLPAGVQSHHWQQGITIVTPDRKFLFACESEEDQSEWMAAFQTVVDRPMLPREYAEEAYFKHKP from the exons ATGGACTCTGCGGGTAACCTCGCTGCCAAGGACAAATATGAGCACGCAGTGCCCGCCTTCTACTACCAGCCCAGCCATAAAGATTGTGC GCTCCTGAGAGATCAATGGATTCGTGCCAAATACGAGCGGAAGGAGTTCATGCCTGGCGGGCAACAGGAGTCTTACTCAGCAG gccACCGGGAGGGGTTTCTATGGAAACGAGGACGCGACAACGCACAGTACCTCAACCGAAAATTCATCCTGTCGGAAGCTGAGGGGGTTTTGAAGTATTTCACCAAGCAGGAT GCCAGAGAGCCAAAGGCCGTAATAAACATCAGCACAGTCAACGCCACCTTCCAGCCGGCTAAGATCGGCACGGCTCACGGCCTTCAGGTGACCTACCTGAAGGACAACAGCACTCGGAACATCTTCCTTTACCACCAGGATGGCAAG GAAATGGTGGACTGGTTCAACGCCATCAGAGCCGCCAGGCTTCATTACCTGCAGGTGGCCTTCCCGGGTGCCCCCACCGCTGAC CTGCTGCCCAAGCTAACCAGGAACTACACCAAGGAAGGATTCATGGAGAAGACGGGGCCAAAG cACACGGAAGGCTTTAAGAAGAGATGGTTCACAATGGACGACAGGAGGCTGATGTACTTCAAAGACCCGCTG GACGCATACGCACGGGGCGAAGTCTTCATCGGCAACAAGGAAAACGGCTACAGCATCTTACCGGGTCTTCCCGCCGGCGTCCAGAGCCACCACTGGCAGCAGGGGATCACCATCGTCACCCCGGACAGGAAGTTTCTTTTTGCGTGTGAGAGTGAGGAGGATCAGAGCGAGTGGATGGCCGCCTTCCAGACCGTCGTGGACCGACCCATGCTACCTCGGGAGTACGCAG AGGAGGCCTACTTTAAGCACAAACCATGA
- the rnps1 gene encoding RNA-binding protein with serine-rich domain 1: MAPSPTKRKEEEKTKDRTKEKTATKDGEKDRGRDKTKKRRSASTGSSSSRSRSSSSSSSSSGSSSGSSSGSSSSGTSRSGSSSSRSSSSSSTSGSPSPSRRRHDNRRRSRSASKTQKGRGDDKERRKRTPSPKPTKVHLGRLTRNVTKDHIQEIFSTYGKIKSVEMPAERLCPHLFKGYAYVEYESHEEAQKALKYMDGGQIDGQEITASAVLPQRIRLPPRRLSPPRRMPPPPPMWRRSPPRMRRRSRSPRRRSPVRRRSRSRSPGRRRHRSRSSSNSSR; the protein is encoded by the exons AT GGCTCCATCACCTACTAAGCGGAAGGAAGAGGAGAAAACAAAAGACCGAACTAAAGAGAAAACTGCCACCAAGGACGGAGAAAAGGACAGAGGACGGGACAAAACCAAGAAGCGCCGCAGTGCGTCCActggaagcagcagcagcag GTCCAGATCTAGCTCCTCTTCAAGCAGCAGCTCTGGTTCCAGCTCGGGCTCCTCCAGTGGCTCCAGTTCGTCCGGAACCAGCCGCTCTGGCTCCTCAAGCTCtcgctcctcatcctcctccagcACTTCTGGGTCTCCGAGCCCCAGCCGCAGGCGCCACGACAACCGCCGCCGCTCCCGTTCGGC ATCCAAAACGCAGAAAGGGAGGGGAGATGATAAAGAGCGGAGGAAAAGAACCCCAAGCCCTAAGCCTACTAAGGTTCACTTAGGGCGACTGACCAGGAACGTCACCAAG GACCACATCCAGGAGATCTTTTCCACTTATGGGAAAATCAAGTCTGTTGAGATGCCAGCGGAGAGGCTGTGCCCGCACTTGTTCAAAGGCTACGCTTACGTGGAGTATGAGAGCCACGAGGAGGCTCAGAAGGCCCTCAAGTACATGGATGGAG GCCAGATTGACGGACAGGAGATCACGGCATCGGCTGTACTGCCCCAAAGAATCCGCCTTCCTCCTCGTAGGCTGTCCCCCCCTCGCCGAATGCCTCCTCCACCTCCCATGTGGCGTCGCAGCCCACCGCGCATGAGGAGGAG GTCTCGCTCTCCAAGGAGGCGTTCCCCGGTACGCCGCCGCTCTCGTTCCAGATCTCCTGGTCGCCGGCGTCACCGCTCTCGCTCCAGCTCCAACTCCTCCAGATAA
- the LOC131102989 gene encoding uncharacterized protein LOC131102989 produces the protein MGRLDDAAKRKVVELRKAGLSFRKIKAVLELENIKVSAQAIYLFLREFQGRRPGRVRPLEIGSNASAAHVQSLPGGLQESWTNIRLQNLLRDVSHHAGFSAANKFAKQASAEPENPQNAKASGSGESSAECRPEQQRVEDGEENDIQIVSVTSLSQSVQQRADTIETTSSSGTSSLTRRRVTPSPATSSMLAARKRLLDKALTHRMKVSSLLRRDHANVPRSDLTAMSQQASASSHYDLTTEKAGADDGGANTSRRFVVQKPGLSLRSLHTLPRVGVRLPNRPPAPLTSSAPGGAAIRLQTSVGQGPSCSEGSQQQIIQDSAARCGLQDQIQTLGCEVRSLNLAVKMLVEQQSRLEREQAQQTQIQKQILSTLQTIASKAGPCGNVQPPQNKTPSPSSLPAASSSASFNQDTFNFNQVTFNQCSQTQPGYDSLESLEPVEAFKLPVLSPTGMNGFPPCSSSESLPLSHTPPQTQAYVGAYPQQNCLMPGYAQSYIPTYDRAQTYREAGSSSCSRRTLQDCSVSTQDEHVNIIKVEGP, from the exons ATGGGTCGGCTGGATGATGCTGCCAAACGCAAAGTGGTGGAGCTGAGAAAGGCTGGGCTGAGTTTCCGCAAGATCAAGGCTGTGCTGGAGCTGGAGAACATTAAAGTGTCTGCACAGGCCATCTACCTCTTTCTAAGAGAATTCCAAGGGAGGCGACCTGGAAGGGTCAGACCCCTGGAGATTGGAAGCAACGCATCAGCGGCACATGTACAGAGTCTCCCTGGAGGTCTGCAAGAAAGCTGGACCAACATACGGCTCCAAAACCTACTACGGGATGTATCACACCACGCCGGCTTCTCCGCTGCTAACAAGTTTGCTAAACAGGCATCCGCAGAACCGGAGAATCCACAGAATGCAAAGGCATCCGGGTCTGGGGAGAGCAGCGCAGAGTGCAGACCGGAGCAGCAACGTGTGGAAGATGGGGAAGAGAACGACATCCAAATTGTGAGCGTCACTTCTCTTTCTCAGAGCGTCCAACAAAGAGCAGACACAATCGAAACCACGTCTTCATCCGGAACATCATCATTGACGAGGAGGCGAGTCACTCCTTCTCCAGCGACGAGCTCCATGTTGGCAGCTCGTAAGCGGCTTTTGGATAAAGCGTTGACTCACAGGATGAAG GTTTCGTCATTGTTAAGGAGAGATCATGCAAATGTTCCAAGATCGGATTTAACTGCAATGTCCCAACAGGCATCGGCATCGTCACATTATGATCTGACTACAGAAAAG GCTGGAGCGGACGATGGCGGAGCAAACACAAGTAGGCGCTTTGTCGTGCAAAAACCAGGTCTATCCCTCCGTTCCCTTCATACTCTGCCTCGAGTTGGAGTCCGTCTTCCGAACCGCCCGCCAGCTCCTTTAACATCGTCAGCGCCAGGTGGCGCTGCCATTCGCTTGCAGACTTCCGTAGGCCAAGGGCCGTCTTGTAGCGAGGGAAGTCAGCAGCAGATCATCCAAGACTCCGCGGCGAGATGTGGTCTTCAGGATCAGATCCAGACTCTGGGCTGCGAAGTGCGCAGCCTGAACCTAGCGGTGAAGATGCTAGTGGAGCAGCAGAGCCGCCTGGAGAGGGAGCAGGCTCAGCAGACTCAAATCCAGAAGCAGATCCTCAGCACCTTGCAGACCATCGCTTCCAAAGCGGGACCTTGCGGCAACGTTCAGCCACCGCAAAATAAAAcaccttctccttcttctctacCCGCCGCTTCCTCCTCAGCGTCCTTCAACCAAGATACCTTCAACTTCAACCAGGTCACATTCAACCAGTGCAGCCAAACCCAGCCAGGCTACGACTCTTTAGAGAGCTTAGAACCCGTCGAGGCCTTCAAACTTCCGGTTCTGAGCCCCACTGGTATGAACGGGTTCCCTCCGTGTAGCAGCAGTGAGAGCCTCCCGCTCAGTCACACGCCACCTCAAACTCAAGCGTACGTGGGCGCGTACCCTCAGCAAAACTGTCTCATGCCCGGCTACGCTCAGTCGTACATTCCCACGTACGACAGGGCCCAGACGTACAGGGAGGCGGGAAGTAGCAGCTGCTCCAGGAGGACTCTTCAGGACTGCAGCGTATCCACACAGGATGAACATGTCAATATCATTAAAGTGGAGGGACCTTAA
- the LOC131103734 gene encoding centriolar coiled-coil protein of 110 kDa-like isoform X1, with protein sequence MESYEEFCLQRVSMLQEKGTFEPLAKTYSVIVFCGKAVLSPVLNAEQRHEMCNFRRMAVQREADQRNQQRNKLPVQVVASGITQSGDLADKETKETQDNEKPLCKVQQLPMDGLEKSSASKPATLCGYTLITDSPSLPKDPGIGLQANLQLISPTVPNGLIAGDEERVETEDKSDEEDMSLDSLLKQTKEDYQQSTNGSEVLIPTSEANSEKESPKGGVEFGFSLHHSPLGAPQTPFHQTVHDPQQPLSPCIPDHLIRRPSPESSFSPHVQRRKPRPFSTGNINISFLGMTGDRSGLSDPNHWSSVETESVLNRRGSRQSSFCASSPVREKNSPMSPSGPSPIGQPERLSSTFRRRSHTMDSQLGTNQAGSDHIDRSQERTPRFMAGVVTISPSSRRNLNAPLNKSYKLENRSPYLQQAHVTPELTQAKHRTDLDDPQGPCDLHANTEETQRRALENMQRRLEEEHALQMSMLLAEQEKEQQRLRLELEDTERRLREQESVRLLTSDACRWNGLPGVSMSTSGISPAHVPAERSPGYSMGFPSPISPNVTSPSVQSPTFLRGSIWASGKPHTRLSQVLTAEQQRALCRIGAIARGFLIRRMLKTHKVKHLRQTITDTQAFISSFQSEAPFKRVSEQDLCLQERVRAQLRAALYDIHELFFEMPLEDRLALLQQDRELCVEKKLRDMDKAKSHKEKVILSAATQRALDRKKREGESPGQARKVMQKPKSPTPIRVQKSSQVQKSVPSQLNRQGSWYKKTPETRVKRMDNMKNLKKQHSLG encoded by the exons ATGGAAAGCTACGAGGAGTTCTGTCTGCAAAGAGTGTCAATGCTGCAGGAGAAGGGGACATTTGAGCCGCTCGCCAAGACTTACTCCGTTATCGTCTTCTGTGGGAAGGCTGTTCTGTCACCTGTG TTGAATGCAGAGCAGCGTCACGAGATGTGCAACTTCAGAAGGATGGCCGTTCAGCGAGAAGCGGACCAGAGGAATCAGCAGCGGAACAAGCTTCCTGTTCAAGTTGTGGCGAGTGGTATCACGCAATCAGGAGATTTAGCAGATAAAGAAACTAAAGAAACACAAGACAACGAGAAACCACTTTGCAAG GTACAACAATTACCAATGGACGGGCTTGAAAAGTCATCAGCTTCCAAACCAGCAACCTTGTGCGGTTACACCCTGATCACCGACTCACCCAGCCTTCCCAAAGACCCTGGTATTGGCCTTCAAGCTAATCTTCAGCTAATCAGTCCAACCGTTCCCAATGGTCTCATAGCTGGTGATGAGGAGAGGGTAGAGACCGAAGACAAGAGCGATGAAGAAGACATGAGTTTGGACAGTCTTCTCAAGCAAACAAAAGAAGATTACCAACAGAGTACAAATGGTTCAGAAGTTCTCATCCCAACATCTGAGGCCAACTCAGAGAAAGAGAGCCCAAAGGGGGGTGTAGAGTTTGGTTTTAGTTTGCACCACAGCCCTCTTGGCGCACCACAGACCCCCTTCCATCAAACTGTGCATGATCCTCAACAGCCTTTATCACCTTGTATTCCAGATCATCTAATAAGGCGGCCCAGTCCAGAGTCTAGCTTCAGTCCGCATGTACAGAGACGTAAACCACGGCCATTTTCTACTGGGAATATAAATATCTCATTCCTCGGAATGACAGGGGATAGATCTGGACTGTCAGATCCGAATCACTGGAGCTCAGTAGAGACTGAAAGTGTTCTCAACAGAAGGGGCAGTCGCCAATCCTCTTTCTGTGCATCCAGTCCAGTTCGGGAAAAAAACAGTCCCATGAGCCCCTCAGGTCCCAGCCCGATTGGGCAACCTGAACGTCTGTCGTCAACATTTCGCCGGCGGTCCCACACCATGGACAGTCAGCTGGGTACTAACCAAGCTGGATCCGATCACATTGACCGAAGTCAAGAGAGGACACCTCGCTTCATGGCAGGGGTCGTCACCATCTCTCCTTCAAGTAGACGGAACTTGAACGCTCCGTTAAACAAGTCATACAAGCTTGAGAATCGATCACCGTATCTGCAGCAGGCTCATGTTACTCCTGAGTTAACTCAGGCTAAGCACAGGACGGACCTTGATGATCCTCAAGGACCATGTGACCTGCATGCCAACACAG AGGAGACCCAGAGGCGAGctctggagaacatgcaaaggcgATTGGAAGAAGAACACGCCTTGCAAATGTCCATGCTGCTGGCCGAGCAGGAAAAAGAGCAACAGCGCCTTCGTTTG gAACTGGAGGACACTGAAAGAAGACTTCGTGAACAGGAGTCGGTGCGTCTCCTGACCTCTGATGCCTGCAGGTGGAACGGACTTCCAGGAGTGAGCATGTCCACCTCCGGGATAAGTCCTGCTCATGTCCCAGCTGAGCGATCACCAGGATACAGTATGG GTTTTCCAAGTCCTATCAGTCCTAATGTGACCTCTCCCTCAGTCCAGTCTCCTACCTTCCTTCGAGGGTCCATTTGGGCATCTGGCAAACCTCACACAAGGCTAAGTCAG GTTCTGACAGCAGAACAACAGAGAGCGTTGTGTCGAATCGGCGCCATCGCCCGTGGCTTCCTCATAAGAAGGATGCTGAAAACGCACAAGGTCAAACATCTGCGTCAGACCATCACG GATACACAGGCGTTCATTAGTTCCTTCCAGAGCGAAGCTCCATTTAAAAGAGTCTCGGAACAGGATCTTTGCCTACAAGAAAGAGTCCGAGCGCAG TTGCGTGCAGCCCTTTACGACATTCATGAACTCTTCTTTGAAATGCCTTTGGAGGATCGATTAGCCTTGCTGCAGCAGGACAGAGAGCTCTGTGTCGAGAAGAAGCTGCGAGACATG GACAAAGCTAAGAGCCACAAAGAGAAAGTCATTCTGTCTGCTGCTACGCAAAGAGCTCTGGACAGGAAAAAGAG GGAGGGGGAATCACCGGGACAGGCGAGAAAGGTCATGCAGAAGCCAAAAAGTCCTACCCCTATCAG AGTTCAGAAGTCGAGCCAAGTCCAAAAATCTGTTCCGAGCCAGCTAAACCGCCAGGG GAGCTGGTACAAAAAGACCCCGGAAACGAGAGTCAAGCGCATGGACAACATGAAGAACCTGAAGAAGCAGCATTCTCTGGGCTAA
- the LOC131103734 gene encoding centriolar coiled-coil protein of 110 kDa-like isoform X2: protein MESYEEFCLQRVSMLQEKGTFEPLAKTYSVIVFCGKAVLSPVLNAEQRHEMCNFRRMAVQREADQRNQQRNKLPVQVVASGITQSGDLADKETKETQDNEKPLCKVQQLPMDGLEKSSASKPATLCGYTLITDSPSLPKDPGIGLQANLQLISPTVPNGLIAGDEERVETEDKSDEEDMSLDSLLKQTKEDYQQSTNGSEVLIPTSEANSEKESPKGGVEFGFSLHHSPLGAPQTPFHQTVHDPQQPLSPCIPDHLIRRPSPESSFSPHVQRRKPRPFSTGNINISFLGMTGDRSGLSDPNHWSSVETESVLNRRGSRQSSFCASSPVREKNSPMSPSGPSPIGQPERLSSTFRRRSHTMDSQLGTNQAGSDHIDRSQERTPRFMAGVVTISPSSRRNLNAPLNKSYKLENRSPYLQQAHVTPELTQAKHRTDLDDPQGPCDLHANTEETQRRALENMQRRLEEEHALQMSMLLAEQEKEQQRLRLELEDTERRLREQESVRLLTSDACRWNGLPGVSMSTSGISPAHVPAERSPGYSFPSPISPNVTSPSVQSPTFLRGSIWASGKPHTRLSQVLTAEQQRALCRIGAIARGFLIRRMLKTHKVKHLRQTITDTQAFISSFQSEAPFKRVSEQDLCLQERVRAQLRAALYDIHELFFEMPLEDRLALLQQDRELCVEKKLRDMDKAKSHKEKVILSAATQRALDRKKREGESPGQARKVMQKPKSPTPIRVQKSSQVQKSVPSQLNRQGSWYKKTPETRVKRMDNMKNLKKQHSLG, encoded by the exons ATGGAAAGCTACGAGGAGTTCTGTCTGCAAAGAGTGTCAATGCTGCAGGAGAAGGGGACATTTGAGCCGCTCGCCAAGACTTACTCCGTTATCGTCTTCTGTGGGAAGGCTGTTCTGTCACCTGTG TTGAATGCAGAGCAGCGTCACGAGATGTGCAACTTCAGAAGGATGGCCGTTCAGCGAGAAGCGGACCAGAGGAATCAGCAGCGGAACAAGCTTCCTGTTCAAGTTGTGGCGAGTGGTATCACGCAATCAGGAGATTTAGCAGATAAAGAAACTAAAGAAACACAAGACAACGAGAAACCACTTTGCAAG GTACAACAATTACCAATGGACGGGCTTGAAAAGTCATCAGCTTCCAAACCAGCAACCTTGTGCGGTTACACCCTGATCACCGACTCACCCAGCCTTCCCAAAGACCCTGGTATTGGCCTTCAAGCTAATCTTCAGCTAATCAGTCCAACCGTTCCCAATGGTCTCATAGCTGGTGATGAGGAGAGGGTAGAGACCGAAGACAAGAGCGATGAAGAAGACATGAGTTTGGACAGTCTTCTCAAGCAAACAAAAGAAGATTACCAACAGAGTACAAATGGTTCAGAAGTTCTCATCCCAACATCTGAGGCCAACTCAGAGAAAGAGAGCCCAAAGGGGGGTGTAGAGTTTGGTTTTAGTTTGCACCACAGCCCTCTTGGCGCACCACAGACCCCCTTCCATCAAACTGTGCATGATCCTCAACAGCCTTTATCACCTTGTATTCCAGATCATCTAATAAGGCGGCCCAGTCCAGAGTCTAGCTTCAGTCCGCATGTACAGAGACGTAAACCACGGCCATTTTCTACTGGGAATATAAATATCTCATTCCTCGGAATGACAGGGGATAGATCTGGACTGTCAGATCCGAATCACTGGAGCTCAGTAGAGACTGAAAGTGTTCTCAACAGAAGGGGCAGTCGCCAATCCTCTTTCTGTGCATCCAGTCCAGTTCGGGAAAAAAACAGTCCCATGAGCCCCTCAGGTCCCAGCCCGATTGGGCAACCTGAACGTCTGTCGTCAACATTTCGCCGGCGGTCCCACACCATGGACAGTCAGCTGGGTACTAACCAAGCTGGATCCGATCACATTGACCGAAGTCAAGAGAGGACACCTCGCTTCATGGCAGGGGTCGTCACCATCTCTCCTTCAAGTAGACGGAACTTGAACGCTCCGTTAAACAAGTCATACAAGCTTGAGAATCGATCACCGTATCTGCAGCAGGCTCATGTTACTCCTGAGTTAACTCAGGCTAAGCACAGGACGGACCTTGATGATCCTCAAGGACCATGTGACCTGCATGCCAACACAG AGGAGACCCAGAGGCGAGctctggagaacatgcaaaggcgATTGGAAGAAGAACACGCCTTGCAAATGTCCATGCTGCTGGCCGAGCAGGAAAAAGAGCAACAGCGCCTTCGTTTG gAACTGGAGGACACTGAAAGAAGACTTCGTGAACAGGAGTCGGTGCGTCTCCTGACCTCTGATGCCTGCAGGTGGAACGGACTTCCAGGAGTGAGCATGTCCACCTCCGGGATAAGTCCTGCTCATGTCCCAGCTGAGCGATCACCAGGATACA GTTTTCCAAGTCCTATCAGTCCTAATGTGACCTCTCCCTCAGTCCAGTCTCCTACCTTCCTTCGAGGGTCCATTTGGGCATCTGGCAAACCTCACACAAGGCTAAGTCAG GTTCTGACAGCAGAACAACAGAGAGCGTTGTGTCGAATCGGCGCCATCGCCCGTGGCTTCCTCATAAGAAGGATGCTGAAAACGCACAAGGTCAAACATCTGCGTCAGACCATCACG GATACACAGGCGTTCATTAGTTCCTTCCAGAGCGAAGCTCCATTTAAAAGAGTCTCGGAACAGGATCTTTGCCTACAAGAAAGAGTCCGAGCGCAG TTGCGTGCAGCCCTTTACGACATTCATGAACTCTTCTTTGAAATGCCTTTGGAGGATCGATTAGCCTTGCTGCAGCAGGACAGAGAGCTCTGTGTCGAGAAGAAGCTGCGAGACATG GACAAAGCTAAGAGCCACAAAGAGAAAGTCATTCTGTCTGCTGCTACGCAAAGAGCTCTGGACAGGAAAAAGAG GGAGGGGGAATCACCGGGACAGGCGAGAAAGGTCATGCAGAAGCCAAAAAGTCCTACCCCTATCAG AGTTCAGAAGTCGAGCCAAGTCCAAAAATCTGTTCCGAGCCAGCTAAACCGCCAGGG GAGCTGGTACAAAAAGACCCCGGAAACGAGAGTCAAGCGCATGGACAACATGAAGAACCTGAAGAAGCAGCATTCTCTGGGCTAA